A stretch of Chaetodon auriga isolate fChaAug3 chromosome 21, fChaAug3.hap1, whole genome shotgun sequence DNA encodes these proteins:
- the sec61g gene encoding protein transport protein Sec61 subunit gamma gives MDQVMQFVEPSRQFVKDSIRLVKRCTKPDRKEFQKIAMATAIGFAIMGFIGFFVKLIHIPINNIIVGG, from the exons ATGGATCAGGTTATGCAGTTTGTTGAGCCCAGCCGGCAGTTCGTCAAAGACTCCATCAGGCTCGTAAAGAGATGCACAAAACCTGACAGAAAAG AATTCCAGAAGATTGCCATGGCCACAGCGATTGGGTTTGCCATTATGGGTTTCATTGGTTTCTTCGTCAAACTCATTCACATCCCCATCAACAACATCATTGT TGGTGGTTAA
- the LOC143340023 gene encoding retinol dehydrogenase 12 isoform X1 gives MNCRSVCCNRWSSEERLDGKTVIITGANTGIGKETARDLARRGARIIMACRDLERAEETRAEILEDTGNENVVIRKLDLSDTKSIRAFAEVINKEEKQVNILINNAGIMMCPYSKTADGFEMQLGVNHLGHFLLTFLLLDLIRRSAPARIVVVSSVAHTWTGLRLDDINSERSYDTMKAYGQSKLANVLFARSLAKRLQGTGVSVFSLHPGVVQSDLWRHQHQCIQVAVKIFRIFTKTTVEGAQTTIYCAVEPHLDSQSGGYFSDCAPARCSRIASDDDLAQKLWEVSCNMLGITWQ, from the exons ATGAACTGCAG GAGTGTGTGCTGTAACCGCTGGTCATCTGAGGAGAGGTTAGATGGGAAAACAGTCATCATCACCGGAGCCAACACTGGCATTGGCAAAGAGACGGCCAGGGACCTGGCAAGAAGAG GCGCGCGCATCATCATGGCGTGCAGGGACCTGGAGAGGGCCGAGGAAACACGGGCAGAGATTTTAGAAGACACAGGAAATGAGAATGTGGTCATCAGGAAGCTGGATCTGTCTGACACCAAGTCCATCAGAGCGTTTGCAGAAGTCATCAACAAAG AGGAGAAGCAAGTGAATATCCTGATAAACAATGCAGGCATCATGATGTGTCCCTACTCCAAGACCGCTGATGGGTTTGAAATGCAGTTAGGGGTCAATCATTTGG gtcacttcctgttgactTTTCTGCTTTTGGACCTCATCAGACGTTCAGCTCCTGCTCGTATTGTCGTCGTTTCATCGGTGGCCCACACCTGGACCGGGCTTCGACTGGATGACATCAACAGCGAGAGAAGTTACGATACCATGAAGGCCTACGGGCAGAGCAAGCTGGCTAACGTGCTCTTTGCACGCTCACTTGCCAAACGGTTGCAAG GTACCGGGGTGAGCGTGTTCTCCCTGCACCCGGGGGTGGTGCAGTCTGACCTGTGGAGGCACCAGCACCAGTGTATCCAAGTAGCAGTGAAGATCTTTAGGATTTTCACCAAGACGACAGTGGAGGGGGCACAGACCACCATCTACTGTGCTGTGGAGCCACACCTGGACAGCCAGAGTGGAGGGTACTTCAG TGACTGCGCTCCTGCAAGGTGCTCAAGGATTGCTTCTGATGATGACTTGGCCCAAAAACTGTGGGAGGTCAGCTGCAACATGCTTGGCATCACCTGGCAGTGA
- the LOC143340023 gene encoding retinol dehydrogenase 12 isoform X2: MACRDLERAEETRAEILEDTGNENVVIRKLDLSDTKSIRAFAEVINKEEKQVNILINNAGIMMCPYSKTADGFEMQLGVNHLGHFLLTFLLLDLIRRSAPARIVVVSSVAHTWTGLRLDDINSERSYDTMKAYGQSKLANVLFARSLAKRLQGTGVSVFSLHPGVVQSDLWRHQHQCIQVAVKIFRIFTKTTVEGAQTTIYCAVEPHLDSQSGGYFSDCAPARCSRIASDDDLAQKLWEVSCNMLGITWQ, translated from the exons ATGGCGTGCAGGGACCTGGAGAGGGCCGAGGAAACACGGGCAGAGATTTTAGAAGACACAGGAAATGAGAATGTGGTCATCAGGAAGCTGGATCTGTCTGACACCAAGTCCATCAGAGCGTTTGCAGAAGTCATCAACAAAG AGGAGAAGCAAGTGAATATCCTGATAAACAATGCAGGCATCATGATGTGTCCCTACTCCAAGACCGCTGATGGGTTTGAAATGCAGTTAGGGGTCAATCATTTGG gtcacttcctgttgactTTTCTGCTTTTGGACCTCATCAGACGTTCAGCTCCTGCTCGTATTGTCGTCGTTTCATCGGTGGCCCACACCTGGACCGGGCTTCGACTGGATGACATCAACAGCGAGAGAAGTTACGATACCATGAAGGCCTACGGGCAGAGCAAGCTGGCTAACGTGCTCTTTGCACGCTCACTTGCCAAACGGTTGCAAG GTACCGGGGTGAGCGTGTTCTCCCTGCACCCGGGGGTGGTGCAGTCTGACCTGTGGAGGCACCAGCACCAGTGTATCCAAGTAGCAGTGAAGATCTTTAGGATTTTCACCAAGACGACAGTGGAGGGGGCACAGACCACCATCTACTGTGCTGTGGAGCCACACCTGGACAGCCAGAGTGGAGGGTACTTCAG TGACTGCGCTCCTGCAAGGTGCTCAAGGATTGCTTCTGATGATGACTTGGCCCAAAAACTGTGGGAGGTCAGCTGCAACATGCTTGGCATCACCTGGCAGTGA
- the LOC143340024 gene encoding retinol dehydrogenase 11, giving the protein MQAIRSLFMPKWSSDVRLDGKTAIVTGANVGIGKETAKDLAGRGARVILACRDMAKGEQAARDIMREVKAAKVVARQLDLADTKSICQFAENIYNTEKALHYLINNAGVAICPHSLTVDGYEMQFGVNHLGHFFLTFLLLDLLKHSAPSRVINLSSATHAMGKIQFDDLSGEKNYHPFRAYAQSKLANVLFTREMAKRTEALGVMTYCVDPGVVNTEITRHIVRPLVDIIKTFSFVLKTPAEGAHTTIYCAVTPENQLLTGGYYKDCASAQSCRAGQDDGTALKLWAVSCHLLGIRWR; this is encoded by the exons ATGCAAGCAATCAG GTCTCTGTTTATGCCCAAGTGGTCTTCAGATGTGCGCCTAGATGGGAAGACAGCTATAGTAACGGGAGCCAATGTTGGAATAGGCAAAGAGACAGCTAAGGACCTGGCTGGCAGAG GTGCTCGGGTGATTTTGGCGTGCAGAGACATGGCGAAGGGAGAGCAGGCTGCTCGTGACATCATGAGGGAGGTGAAGGCAGCCAAGGTAGTCGCCAGGCAACTGGATCTGGCTGATACCAAATCGATCTGCCAGTTTGCTGAGAATATCTACAACA ctgagaAGGCTCTTCACTACCTCATCAACAATGCCGGTGTGGCGATCTGCCCTCACAGCCTCACAGTGGACGGGTACGAGATGCAGTTTGGAGTCAATCACTTGG GTCATTTCTTCCTGACCTTTCTGTTACTGGACTTGCTGAAGCACTCAGCACCATCCCGGGTCATCAACTTGTCATCGGCAACACACGCCATGGGCAAGATCCAGTTTGATGACCTGAGCGGCGAGAAAAACTACCACCCGTTCAGGGCCTACGCACAGAGCAAGCTGGCCAACGTCCTGTTTACCAGAGAGATGGCCAAAAGGACTGAGg CTCTTGGTGTGATGACATACTGCGTGGACCCTGGTGTGGTGAACACTGAAATCACAAGGCACATAGTTCGCCCTCTTGTGGACATAATCAAGACCTTCAGTTTTGTGCTGAAGACCCCAGCAGAGGGAGCCCACACCACCATCTACTGCGCCGTCACTCCTGAGAACCAGCTGCTTACCGGAGGATACTACAA GGACTGTGCCAGTGcccagagctgcagagcaggtCAGGACGATGGCACTGCCTTAAAGCTGTGGGCCGTGAGCTGCCACCTGCTAGGCATCCGCTGGAGATAG